A genomic window from Dechloromonas sp. A34 includes:
- a CDS encoding YHS domain-containing protein produces MDMKTAKKKLGLKEKYRLLTRDLGWEPTYQNKDEIYPYTKYEGIKIHDWDKWEDPFRLTMDSYWKYQAEKERKFYAIIDAHAQNNGHLHITDARYLSALKIFLQAISPGEYAAGKGFARMGREFPGVGTQVACQMQAIDEIRHAQTQIHALSNYNKFYNGFHGFADARDRMWYCSLPRSFFDDAMSAGPFEFMIAIGFSFEYVLTNLLFVPFMSGAAYNGDMATVTFGFSAQSDEARHMTLGLECIKFMLEQDPANLPIVQNWIDKWFWRGFRLLGVVGTMMDYMLPKRVMSWREAFEIYGIENGGALFKDLARYGIRPPKGWDDAGKALDHMSHQFMLALYQYNFGTTFHSWIPSEDDMAWLSKKYPTTFDKYYRPRWEHLKKLKEAGTPFHNMGLAKLCQTCQIPTVFTEPDDPTRLTQREVDYQGEKYHFCSEGCQHIFENEPEKYVEAWLPMPQLFQEPINGDLAAWMEWVSLVPGKDNGDFDGSEDQKNFDAWRDLAKSNQ; encoded by the coding sequence ATGGACATGAAAACCGCCAAGAAGAAACTGGGCCTCAAGGAAAAATACCGCCTGCTGACCCGCGACCTCGGCTGGGAGCCGACTTACCAGAACAAGGACGAAATCTATCCCTACACCAAGTATGAAGGGATCAAGATCCACGACTGGGACAAGTGGGAAGACCCATTCCGCCTGACCATGGATTCCTACTGGAAATACCAGGCCGAGAAGGAGCGCAAGTTCTACGCGATCATCGACGCCCACGCCCAGAACAACGGCCACCTGCACATTACCGATGCCCGCTACCTGAGCGCCCTGAAGATCTTCCTGCAGGCCATCAGCCCGGGCGAATACGCCGCCGGCAAGGGCTTTGCCCGCATGGGCCGCGAGTTCCCCGGGGTCGGCACCCAGGTGGCCTGCCAGATGCAGGCGATCGACGAAATCCGCCACGCCCAGACGCAGATCCACGCGCTGTCGAACTACAACAAGTTCTACAACGGCTTCCACGGCTTCGCCGATGCCCGCGACCGCATGTGGTACTGCTCGTTGCCGCGCTCTTTCTTCGACGACGCGATGTCGGCCGGCCCCTTCGAATTCATGATCGCCATCGGCTTCAGCTTCGAGTACGTGCTGACCAACCTGCTATTCGTGCCCTTCATGTCCGGCGCCGCCTACAACGGCGACATGGCGACGGTGACCTTCGGCTTCTCGGCGCAGTCCGACGAAGCCCGTCACATGACGCTCGGCCTCGAGTGCATCAAGTTCATGCTGGAACAGGACCCGGCCAATCTGCCGATTGTCCAGAACTGGATCGACAAGTGGTTCTGGCGCGGCTTCCGCCTGCTCGGCGTGGTCGGCACGATGATGGACTACATGCTGCCGAAGCGCGTCATGTCCTGGCGCGAGGCCTTCGAGATCTACGGCATCGAGAACGGCGGCGCGCTGTTCAAGGACCTCGCCCGCTACGGCATCCGTCCGCCCAAGGGTTGGGACGACGCCGGCAAGGCGCTCGACCACATGTCGCACCAGTTCATGCTGGCCCTCTACCAGTACAACTTCGGCACCACTTTCCACAGCTGGATTCCGTCCGAGGACGACATGGCCTGGCTGTCGAAGAAGTATCCGACGACCTTCGACAAGTACTACCGGCCGCGCTGGGAACACCTCAAGAAGCTCAAGGAAGCCGGCACCCCGTTCCACAACATGGGCCTCGCCAAACTGTGCCAGACCTGCCAGATCCCGACCGTGTTCACCGAGCCGGACGATCCGACCCGCCTGACCCAGCGCGAAGTCGACTACCAGGGCGAGAAGTACCACTTCTGCTCCGAAGGCTGCCAGCACATCTTCGAGAACGAGCCGGAGAAGTACGTCGAGGCCTGGCTGCCGATGCCGCAACTGTTCCAGGAACCGATCAACGGCGACCTGGCGGCCTGGATGGAGTGGGTCAGCCTGGTGCCCGGCAAGGACAACGGCGATTTCGACGGTTCCGAGGACCAGAAGAATTTCGACGCCTGGCGCGATCTGGCCAAAAGCAACCAGTAA
- a CDS encoding MmoB/DmpM family protein — translation MSTVFIALQANEDTRPIIDAIVIDNPDCTVNRQPAMVKIDAPGSLTVRRDTIEEQLGRAYDLQELNVNLITLSGNVEEDEDTLTLRWNS, via the coding sequence ATGTCGACCGTATTCATTGCCTTGCAAGCCAACGAAGATACCCGTCCGATCATCGACGCCATCGTCATCGACAACCCCGACTGCACCGTCAATCGCCAGCCGGCGATGGTCAAGATCGATGCCCCGGGCAGCCTGACCGTCCGCCGCGACACCATCGAGGAGCAACTGGGCCGCGCCTACGACCTCCAGGAACTGAACGTCAACCTGATCACCCTTTCCGGCAACGTCGAAGAGGATGAAGACACCCTGACCCTGCGCTGGAACAGCTGA